A window of Zalophus californianus isolate mZalCal1 chromosome 17, mZalCal1.pri.v2, whole genome shotgun sequence genomic DNA:
GAGAGATCAGCACTTACTAATCACAGAAAAGTTCACAGTGGAGAAATATCACATGTGTGTAAAGAGTGTGGAAAGGCCTTCATTCATTTGTCTCACCTAAAAATGCACCAGAAATTTCACACTGGAAAAAGACATTACACATGTAGTGAATGCGGGAAGGCCTTCAGCCGCAAAGACACACTTGTTCAACACCAGAGAGTTCACACTGGGGAAAGGTCTTATGACTGCAGTGAGTGTGGAAAAGCCTACAGCAGAAGTTCCCACCTTGTTCAacaccagagaattcacactggcGAAAGGCCTTAtaagtgcagtgaatgtggaaaagccttcagcCGCAAAGACACTCTTGTGCAGCACCAGAGGTTTCATACTGGAGAAAGGCCTTAcgagtgcagtgaatgtgggaaattctTTAGCCAAAGCTCCCACCTTATTGAGCACTGGAGAATTCACACTGGGGCAAGGCCTTATGAATGCATTGAATGTGGAAAGTTTTTTAGCCATAACTCGAGCCTCATTAAACATCGGAGAGTTCACACAGGAGCAAGGTCTTATGTGTGCAGCAaatgtgggaaagctttcagctGCAAAGACACACTTGTTCAGCACCAGATAATTCACACTGGAGCAAGGCCTTACGAGTGCAgcgaatgtgggaaagcctttagtCGTAAAGACACACTTGTGCAGCACCAGAAAAtccacactggagaaaggccttatgagtgTGGTGAATGTGGAAAATTTTTTAGCCATAGCTCCAACCTTATTGTacaccagagaattcacactggagcGAAGCCTTAcgagtgcagtgaatgtggaaaaTGCTTCAGCCACAATTCCAGCCTCATTTTACACCAGAGAGTTCACACCGGAGCAAGGCCTTATGtgtgcagtgaatgtggaaaagcctACATTAGTAGCTCCCACCTTGTTCAACACAAGAAAGTTCACACTGGAGCAAGACCTTATGAATGTCGTGAATGTGGGAAATTCTTTAGCCGAAACTCTAGCCTCATTCTACATCAGCgggttcacactggagaaaagccTTACGTGTGCAGCGAATGTGGGAAAGCCTACAGTAGAAGTTCCCATCTTGTTCGGCACCAGaaagttcacactggagaaaagccTCATGAATGCAATAGTTTTGACGATCCTTTAGCTACATCTCTTAAACTTGTTTAGCATCAGAAAGCTCACACTAAAGAAAGGCCTTACGAATGCAGAAAATGTTCCATCTCTTTGTTCGACCTGATAGGATTCACACCAGAAAAAATCTCTGTGAGTACCCTTTGTGAGGGAACCATCAACCAGCAGGTGAACCTTGTACATTCATACAGATATCATGGGGAGATTCCCAGTTAGTACCACATAGGTGGGAAGCTTTTATAGGTGCATTGCACTTTCTAAACTGTCCAGGGCTCTTGACAGAGTTCTGTCACTGCCAGTGCCTGTGGCAGAAGCCATGTCATTACTATCAGCTGTCAAAGGTCCCACAGTGTGTGTCAGTCACTCCAGTATGCTCGGGGAAGGCAGACCCCTGTGCTCCCCCTCCTGTTCTCTGGAGGGAATCAAGAGTGTCCTGAACCCAGTGAGATCCTCACTGCCTCCCCCGTGACTGGATTCTCAGTGGACATGATCCAGCTCTGGCCAAGAGGATCTGAACTGGAGGCTGCTGGGGATTTCCAGACAAGTTTCTCTTCATAAACAATGTTGACTAAACATAATAACCGTGAACTCATTTGTCGTCTTCTAAATCACCCATCTTTAGAACTGCTTGTCCCATGCTGCTCCGATTCATGCAGTGACACAGGCCTACTGTGGCGATCTCTACTGTTGTTTGTGTGGTGGGGTCTATTCACTGTGTGGAACAGATTAAGAAAAAGTCGGGTTCTTCCACCAACTTCATGTGCCTCAGAAGGGTCAGCAGGATGGCAGAGAACAGATCTCAGTCTAGCTGGCCTAAGTTGCATTGTGCCCAAGGCTTGCTAGAAAAGAGCGAAGAGCTTTGTATGCCTCATCCTGTGGCCTGGACGGCAAGATTTCCTGTGAGCCCAGAGTTCATTTCTGAGGAAGGCATAGTTGGTGTGAAAATCTCCAGTTCTTCTGGAAACATGAATTGGGTCTCTTGTTCCTAGGGAATGTTCCATATTCCCCAGCACTTTTGAGGGATTTCTGTCTCCTAGATCTGCATAGGAGCCAGTGCCTGATGTCCAGAATCCCATAGGCAGGTGTCATTGACTGGAAGGCCTACAGGGCAAGGTGAGGCTCATAATCGGTACAGAAACACTGAGATAATGGAGTGGGGGTGAATGTGGCCAATGAGAGGGTACGTGTCTCTTCTAGCAGAGGCGTCTACAAATGTCCATGTGATTTTTGCGGGATGAGAATATAGAAATTCTCTGGACCTCAGACATCTGTATTCCCTGTGGCCAAGGCCACTGTCAGTGTCTAAAAGTTTGTGGATTCCTGTACCTCCCTGGGCTGTTGATGTTGTGGCCATAActacacaggcaggaacctcagCATCGACAAAAGAGAGATCCAAGGATAGGGCTTCCCTGACCCAGGTAGCATTCCTGGTGACTGACGTGGACATGGATTTCATTGCTCTCCAGTTTTTGCTGACATTGAGGCAGGGTTCATTCTCCTAAATTGGGAGAGGGATATGGGAGAACCAAAATAGTTGGCAGATGTGACTTTCTAAGAAGGATGGTAAATAGGGACTTTATGGGGAACACttagttctcaaactttattgaggtatgactgaCATGAAATAAACTGCACATATGAAAGTGTGAAATGTATTATGTTTCAGCATATGTATATACCGTGAAACcgtcaccacaatcaagataatgaacatattcaACACAACCCAAAGATTCCATGTGTCCCTTTATGATCCTTTTATCTTAGTCTTTCTAATACCCTTTGCCACAATTCATAAACAAcaagcattttctagaattttatatagacAGAGTCATATGGTATATACATTTGGGGGAGTGGGGACTCTAGCCCTTTTCACTATCCAtaactattttgaaattaatccatcttgttgcatgtatcaataggtTGTTCATTTGTATTGTtgagtattattccattatatgcatataccacaattgttttttatccattaagCTATTAGTGAatttttgggttgtttccagtgtggggctgttacaaataaagctgctctgaaGATCTCTGTGCAAGTTATCACTTAAtaacatttcattatataaatacGCCACAGTTTGTCTGTTCActactgaaggacatcctggttgcttccaagtttggcgATTACGAATAAACCTGCAATATACATTTGTGTGTAGgttttgtgtggatgtaagttttcatCTCTTGGTTCTAGCCAAGGAGTGatttactggatcatatagtaagagtatgtttagatttgtaataatttgtcttctttttattttaagattttatttatttgagagagcacaagtaggggtaagggcagagggagagggagaagcagactccccactgagcagcgagcctgacatgggctcaatcccaggaccctgggatcatgacctgagccataggcagacacttaaccaactgagccacccaggcgcccctgtaagaaACTGTCCtgcaaagtggctgtaccattttgcattcccaccagcaatgaatgagcgtctctgttgctccacatcctcatcagcatttggtggtgtcagtgttttGGAATTTGGCCATTGTAATAGGTATGTAATGGTATGtcattgttgctttaatttgaaATGCCCTAATGACATGAatatcattttcatgttttttaacaCTATCTTTTGCAGaggagaattttaattttatttatttatttatttatttatttttaagattttatttatttatttcacagagagagagagagagagagagagcatgaacccaagcagggggagtgggagaaggagaagcagactccccgcggagcagggagcccgatgtggggctcgatcccaggaccctgggatcatgacctgagccgaaggcagacgcttaacgactgagccccccaggtgcacCCAGAATTTTAAGTTTAATCAAGTTGAAATTACCCAGTTTTTCTCAAGGATTGTATTTTTGGTGTTGTGTATAAagcattgccaaatccaaggtcacctGCATTTTGTTCAATGTTATTGTCTAGGTGTtctttagttttgtgttttgtgtttagGTCTATTACccattttgagaaaatatttgtgcaaGTGTAAATTCTATatctaaatcatttaaaaaaagattttatttgagagagaattcacaagccaggggaggagcagaggaagagggggaagcggactccccagtgagcagaggagcctaatgtggggctcaatcccaggaccccgagatcatgaacctagccgaaggcagacacttaacccttAATCCTTAACCTTAACCCTTAACCCTTaactgagccgtccaggtgcccctagatctttttttttttttttaacatgaggaTGCTCAATAGTTCAAGCACCATTTGGTGAAAAGACTATCtactgaattgcctttgctcctcTTTCAACAATCAGCTGACTATTTCTGCTGATCTATTTTTAGATGCTGttccaatttttttccatttattgagaTAATCCTGTTGGGTGGgctttggcggggggggggttatTTATATGGTATAATCCATTAATTTATATTCAGATGTCAAACTAACCTTGCATTTCctgggacaaatcccacttggtcatgatgtatggTCCTTTGTATATGTTGCCAAGTCAGTTTTCTGATACTTTATTAGTGTATTTTGCATCTATATTGATGAGAGAGAACAGTTTTGTAGATTTCTTGTGCTATCTCTGTGTGACTTTGCTATCAAAGGAATCCTGACCTCACAGAAAAAGTTGGGAGtgtttcctcctttattttctggTAGGATGGAAGAGTTTTTGAGTTTTGCAGTTTAgtgatatttctttaaaatgtttgctagaattccttAGTGAAGGCACTTGACCCTAGAATTTTCTTGTGGGAAGACTTTCGATCAATTTTCAGTCAAAATTTGCTTAATACAGTACTATGTAGTTTTTCTACTTGTGTCAGTTTTGGATAATTGATGTCCTttaaggaatttttccatttcaatggAATTGTCTAATTTGGGGGGACaaagattttaataatattcctttatgatatttctaatttttttagggTGAGTAGTGTCTTCATTCCtgcttttgttaatttgttttctttgtctacctcaagttttatcaattttgttgatcttttgaaagaaccaatttttaatttcattgatttttttagttGAAGAATAATTGACCTACTATATCgtgtaagtttcaggtgtacaacatactgattgaGTATTTATACACTTtacaaaatggtcaccacaagTCTAGTTGCCATATGTCATgatacaatgtttttaaaatattactgactatattccctggtCTGTACTTTGTATCCCTGTGCCTTACTTACAGTGGGAAGGTTGAACCTCTTAACCCTCTTTGGCTCTCTCATCTGTCCCGATCCCCCTTCTCTTTAGCAACCATCATTCTCTATGTCTGTGAGgctgtttctgtttcatttgttcatttgttttgcattttagattccacatataagtgaagtcatacggtatttgtctttgggtgatttatttcacttagcataatactgtctaggtccatccatgtcacaaatggcaagattttgttcttttttatggctaatattccactgtatctaTATATAGCTAggtagatagaaagatagatattTATAGAGataactagagagagagagagagagatgtgtaaCTCTACACACATCTTTATGCATTTGCCTATCATTGGACATCCTGGttgcctccatatcttggctattgtaaataatgtgatgacataggggtacatatgtctttttgaattagtgctttcactttcttcagataaatacctagaagtggaattgcaggatcatatggtatttctatttataatttttgagggaagtttcatactgttttccattgtggctgcaccaatttacattcccaccaacagtgtacaactgttcccttttctccacatccttgccaatacttatttcttgtctttttttttttttttaaagaatttatttgagagagagagaaagagagagagcatgagagggaagagggtcagagggagaagcagactccccgctgagcagggagcccgatgtgggactcgatcccgggactccaggaccatgacctgagccgaaggcagctgcctgaccaactgagccacccaggcaccctatttcttgtctttttgataaaagctattctgacaggtgtgaggtgatacctcattgtggtttggatttgcatttccctggtgctgatgttgaacatctttttgtgtgcctGTTATTCATCTGTAAgtcatctttggaaaaaggtcttcaggtcctctgcctatttttaaatcaatttttatattgaatttatgagttcttcatatatttttgatgTTAACCCCTAATCAGATATGTAATTGGtgaatagcttctcccattcagtaggttgcctttttgttgttgatagtttcctttgctgtgcgaaGCTTTTTAGTTGgtgtcccatttgtttattttcgtTTTTGTTGTCCTTACCTGAGGAACATCCAAAAAcatattgctaagaccaatgtcaaagaacttactgcctatgttttcttctgggaattttatgctttcaggtcttatatttaagtctttagcccattttgagtttagttttgtatatggtataataaaatgatccagtttcattctttttcatgtagctgtccagttttcccaacaccatttattaaatagggtgtcttttcttcattctgtattcttgtctttttgtcatagattaattgaccatataagtgtgggtttatttattggatttctgttctgttttgttgatctatgtgtcttttgttgtgccagtaccgtactatTTTGACTACTATAGCTTCATAGTATAGCTTAAAATCTGGGAGCATggtatctccagctttgttcttcttcaagattgttttggctcttaggtcctttgtggttccatgcaaattttaggactattctgtgaaaaataccattggtattttgatagggattgcattgaatctgtagattgctttggatagtatggacattttaacagtgttaatttttctaatccatgagtgtgaattatctttccatttatttgtgttgtctttaatttctttcatcattgtcttgATAGCTTTTAGAGTACAGgcttttcacctccttggttaaatttattacttggtattttattctttttgatgcagttgtaaatgggatcgttttcttaatttttctttcttttttttaagattttatttatttatttgacagagagagacctagcgagagagggaacataagcagggggagaagcaggcttcccgttgagcacagagcccaatgtggggctcgctcccagaaccccgggatcatgaccttagccgaaggcagacactttaacaactgagccactcaggtgccccttaatttttctttctgatagtttgttattagtgtatacaaatgcaacagatttctgtatattgattatGTATCATGCaaatttgctgaattcatttattagttgcaATAGTTTTTGAGTGGAGGTTTTAAGGTTTTCTCTATGTGgtttgtcatctgtgaatagtgacagttttactttcttAGCAATTTGCatgtctctcctttctttttcttgtccatttgctgtggctaggacttccagtactaatctaataaaagtggcaagagtggcaCCCTTGCCTTGTGCCTGATCTTAGAGcaaaagctttcaacttttcactCTTAAGTACGATGTTAGCtctgggtttgtcatatatggcctttattctATTGAGGTACATTTCTTCtatatccactttgttgagagtttttgtcataaattgatgttgaattttgtcaatgctttttctgcacctagtgagatgatcatatgatttttatccctcattttgttaatgtggtgtatcatgttgattgatttgctgatgttgaaccatccttgcatccctggaataaatcccatttgatcatggtgtatgatcctcttaatgtattgttgaattcagtttcctAATATTCTTTTGAGGTCTTTTGCATGTGTgatcatcaggaatattggcctgcaattgtttttcttaataggGTTTTTGTGTGGTTTAGTTGTATCAGagttttgtgtgtgcatgtgtgtttctgtCTTCTAATTtcagtaagctttttttttttctaatctttattattttctttcttatccttAGTTTGGGATTAGTTTggtctcattttcattttttttttaacataaaagttTAGGTTATTTACATCTTCTTTTGTAATAAGCTGTTTATACATTTACCTCTAATCATTTAGTTTACTTGTGtcacattgatttttatatgtagcatttttacttttatcaagCTCAAAATacttacactttaaaaatttcccttctaGTTTCTCCATTTACGCATAGGATATTTGGTAGTATGTAGTTTAATAAATCCCTATTAAATTTGCAGGGCTGGCATCACAGAGCAGGAGGAATGCTTTTAATCTTTCAGTCAAGGGCCCAAGTGTTATAATTAAAGCTTGAAATGGAGAAAatctatttgttattttaaatatgttacatTCGGAGGAAGAGACTGAACAAAGCTGTCAGTTTTTAACGTAGGAAGAGTAACCCACTCTGTCAGGAATTGATGAGGATGACCATCGGTTAATTCATCTTGGTTATTAGGCACTTTTTCCTTCCTCAGAGCACCCTCATGGATCTGACTTGAGGTGTTTTCTTTGTCTTAGTTTTTGTTTCATAAGATGGGACAATCCTTTTTCCAGTGTTCCTTCTATGTACAGTATCTACAAGTGTCTTTGTCAATAAGTGGGAAATTGATTGGGAAATGGGCTATTATCTGTTAGACTTGCAGGGACACAATTTACATTGGGTCCTGTCTTGTTTTTATTCTGAAGCCCTTTCAAAATGTACTGCCATGTGCTGTAGTTCAGCTAAAGAGACTATTATTCTAATTTCTGTAAGTGCTCATTGAACATTCACAGATCAGTAGACACAATAGTACAACTTCCCTACTCCTTTTTATCTTTCTGGCAACTCTAAATATTGTGTTTTCCTCTCCCTACAGGCTGTTACTGCACAATGTTTTTAGGtattaaaaataagcacattttgGGACCAACCGTGAATGAAGCCAAGGTTTCAGCAAGCTGCAGTTTCAGCTTCACTCTCTGACTTCTCAGACTCGGTGTCTCACTCAGACTTCACTGAGATCTTAACTTTTCCCCCCCACTTATCACACATATATTTCTCTAGAACTATTTTTGCCACTTTCCTTGAAAAACATTAATAGCATTCAGTAATATCAATCTCACAAGTGTTTTTCCAGAGATAATCTCAACTCTCTGTGCATTCACTGTTGCTGCAATTACAGATGAAATGGTAATCACTAACCAGCAAAGAGATGAGATTATGGATACTCGGTTCTTTATCTCAGGGATAAGATGTCCCTTTGCACACACGGCCAAATCGTGTGGAAGGCATACACTGTTCAGGTAGAAGATGGCACGTGATAAGTCCTTTTTTCAGATAGGTTTCAGattcttaaaagaaatggaacatatCTCAGATATACAGTAATAAATATTATCTGAATAAAAGTATTGTTCTCTAGGTTGGAACACCATTACTGACCATACAGGtgggaaaaatgttttctgtggGAATCAGAGGCGCATCCTCACCCTTTCTAACCCCTTCAAGGCCTCCTTACACCCCTCCTTCAAGTTCCCCATCACAGCCCTGTCTGGAGGcccttccattccttccttccttccttcctccccctcccccctttttattttatcttattttattttatttatctatttgggggtagagggagagaatctcaagctgactctgcgcgctgagcatggatcccgaggcaaggctggatctcacgaccctgagatcaagacctgaactgaaattaagagccccacactgaaccaactgagccacccaggcacccctggaggcTTCTTACTGAAACTACTGAAGCCCATAAAAAGGACTCCAAAGGGTCCGTGTACTCATCTTTGGCAAGCAACAGATAGCTGAGAACGATGAGGGGACGGCGAGTAACATTACTGTATGCGGTGTCCCTGGCTCCGTGCAGGCTTTTGGAAGTGTGCTGCGATTCACGGAATCTGAAACAACAGGTCTTTGACCGTTCCTGTGACTTGTTCTACGCCGCGCTAGGAGGAAAGCTACCTATCGCCCCTTTAAGGACCAGCAAGGCCCCGCCCCTTTAGAACCCGGAACTCCATTTCCCAGAGCTCCTCACAATCTGGCCTTTATCCCCTGTCAGGAACGACCTACGTCCTGGGTCTGCGCAGTGATGGCGCGGAAACTACATTACCCAGAAGGCCGTGCGGCCGCAGCGGCGGGGACAGCCCAGCCTGCCAGGCTTACCCGAGAGCGTTTTCGTGCGTGCGTGTCGCACGGGGGGCGGAACTTCCGGCAGCATCCCCATAGCGTCTGGTGCCCCTGTCGTTCTCGGGACTGTTCTCTCCTTTAATGCGAACCGAAGTCCCGACTGAAGTACATGGAAAGCGCGGGGAGAGGCGTAGTCTCCGCCGCAGAGGCGGCTGCGAGGCGCCTTCGTCCCCGCCCGGTGGCCGGCCGCTCCCCGCCCCGCTCTTCCCACCGCTCGGAGGCGGAGGCCGCGCCCATGAAGCCGGCTCAGGTGAGCGCTGCGACCCCCGGGCCCTCTGCAGCCCGCCCCTCGCCCCGAGCGCTGCAGCCCCGATGGAGGGGCGCCCGCTCAGCTCCCCACAGCCGGGCCCGCGGGGCGGGAGCAGAGGGCGCCCCGGCGTGGGGTCCCGGCTCCGTCCGTGCGGTGGGGCGTGGCGGGGGGCGATCCCGGCAGGGGCTCCCGAGtcgagagcaggggtgggggggaccggGACCCTTGTGTGTGCGGGGAAgggagggcggggcggggtgtCGCCCGCAGTGCGGCGTGGGCCCCCGGGTCCGCGGAAGGTCGCCAGGGGGCGGGGATGGGAGGGGCACGCCCGGAGTCCGAGGTTGAAGGTAGGGGAGAG
This region includes:
- the ZNF304 gene encoding zinc finger protein 304 isoform X1, producing MAALALMDGAQAAHSDQRDMKREQALMVPRPDISSEGCVTFEDVFVYFSREEWEFLEEAQRLLYRDVMLENFALVASLGCWRETDNEETPSEQSVSIGLSQLRTPESGAFIQKAHPCEVCDPLLKDILHLAEHQGSHPLQKLYTRGPCGRGFLISANFYQHQKRYNGEDLFSGGVSGASYMKSCAVHMLGRPFTCREEGMDLLDRSGLFFCQTTGNGMIPHERTEFMESFPHSASLRQHQGDDDGLVLFNCTDNGKGFLNTFSLLGNRVNDTEVRPFRFPPCGSMSKERSALTNHRKVHSGEISHVCKECGKAFIHLSHLKMHQKFHTGKRHYTCSECGKAFSRKDTLVQHQRVHTGERSYDCSECGKAYSRSSHLVQHQRIHTGERPYKCSECGKAFSRKDTLVQHQRFHTGERPYECSECGKFFSQSSHLIEHWRIHTGARPYECIECGKFFSHNSSLIKHRRVHTGARSYVCSKCGKAFSCKDTLVQHQIIHTGARPYECSECGKAFSRKDTLVQHQKIHTGERPYECGECGKFFSHSSNLIVHQRIHTGAKPYECSECGKCFSHNSSLILHQRVHTGARPYVCSECGKAYISSSHLVQHKKVHTGARPYECRECGKFFSRNSSLILHQRVHTGEKPYVCSECGKAYSRSSHLVRHQKVHTGEKPHECNSFDDPLATSLKLV
- the ZNF304 gene encoding zinc finger protein 304 isoform X2, with the translated sequence MAALALMDGAQGCVTFEDVFVYFSREEWEFLEEAQRLLYRDVMLENFALVASLGCWRETDNEETPSEQSVSIGLSQLRTPESGAFIQKAHPCEVCDPLLKDILHLAEHQGSHPLQKLYTRGPCGRGFLISANFYQHQKRYNGEDLFSGGVSGASYMKSCAVHMLGRPFTCREEGMDLLDRSGLFFCQTTGNGMIPHERTEFMESFPHSASLRQHQGDDDGLVLFNCTDNGKGFLNTFSLLGNRVNDTEVRPFRFPPCGSMSKERSALTNHRKVHSGEISHVCKECGKAFIHLSHLKMHQKFHTGKRHYTCSECGKAFSRKDTLVQHQRVHTGERSYDCSECGKAYSRSSHLVQHQRIHTGERPYKCSECGKAFSRKDTLVQHQRFHTGERPYECSECGKFFSQSSHLIEHWRIHTGARPYECIECGKFFSHNSSLIKHRRVHTGARSYVCSKCGKAFSCKDTLVQHQIIHTGARPYECSECGKAFSRKDTLVQHQKIHTGERPYECGECGKFFSHSSNLIVHQRIHTGAKPYECSECGKCFSHNSSLILHQRVHTGARPYVCSECGKAYISSSHLVQHKKVHTGARPYECRECGKFFSRNSSLILHQRVHTGEKPYVCSECGKAYSRSSHLVRHQKVHTGEKPHECNSFDDPLATSLKLV